One Thermostichus vulcanus str. 'Rupite' DNA segment encodes these proteins:
- a CDS encoding pilus assembly FimT family protein, whose translation MFAPIKMSSLSRTVRARGFTLTEVLAVIVIVGILAVITIPSGINIWARIQLDDAQNRVERALRTARTNARASLRGRAWVVAVDNTDPNVPTLVIEDENALCDEPASCQRVRLNNYVTVANNFNGGRAVFDSEGRARFLGRFVVSSTYSQGENRCVIVSTLLGTVRKDNNPACAGATDNEEAS comes from the coding sequence ATGTTTGCCCCTATTAAGATGTCTAGCCTGAGTAGAACTGTTCGAGCAAGAGGCTTCACGCTAACAGAGGTCTTGGCCGTCATTGTTATTGTTGGCATTCTGGCTGTGATCACTATTCCGTCTGGGATCAACATATGGGCACGGATCCAGTTGGATGATGCACAAAATCGTGTTGAGAGAGCTTTACGTACTGCCCGCACCAATGCGAGAGCATCTCTACGAGGTAGAGCTTGGGTGGTTGCTGTTGATAATACGGATCCCAACGTGCCTACGCTTGTTATTGAAGATGAAAATGCTCTGTGTGATGAACCGGCTTCTTGTCAGCGAGTTCGATTGAATAATTATGTAACGGTGGCCAACAACTTTAATGGTGGAAGAGCTGTTTTTGACTCAGAGGGTCGGGCCCGTTTCTTGGGTCGGTTTGTTGTGAGCAGCACCTATTCTCAGGGGGAAAATCGTTGTGTCATAGTCAGTACCCTTTTGGGTACAGTTCGTAAGGATAACAACCCTGCCTGTGCTGGTGCAACAGATAATGAGGAAGCTAGCTAG
- a CDS encoding PulJ/GspJ family protein produces MGKLFRQSFKRVLGFTLIELLVAALMASIFLAATGGIVIQTMRVDREETGRTQVQAELTQAMQYIQQDLAEALYIYNDAEQPNGDGIPDLIEELYDPGWIRRPAGSIPVVAFWKLSPIPQACYAGDPTLQDIREGRAILPANPPAGFLPNNVGDWENIRRRRNIYTLVVYYLRRNYNNAGNLADGSTTPWEGNARITRFELQPFNEDCTARSPFFVEDPDPFQAGFLSWPRVPDDQTPIANQAGTTGGVPRSLVSNIFSSRQGSPQVAPACPQGYAFGGGKPASVTFSGLNTNENDVGFYVCVRRSAAANLPQDVIINITATAMERSNPGLFRRYIQDATSVDAEQISRYLTTMQTQVLSRGVFNRQA; encoded by the coding sequence ATGGGTAAACTCTTTCGCCAAAGCTTCAAGCGTGTTTTGGGCTTTACTCTGATCGAGTTGTTGGTTGCTGCATTGATGGCATCCATCTTTCTAGCTGCCACCGGTGGCATCGTTATCCAAACGATGCGGGTAGATCGAGAAGAGACCGGGCGAACTCAGGTACAAGCAGAGCTTACCCAAGCTATGCAGTATATTCAGCAAGATTTGGCCGAAGCGCTCTATATTTATAATGATGCTGAGCAGCCTAATGGAGATGGGATCCCTGATCTAATTGAGGAGCTTTACGATCCAGGTTGGATTCGCAGACCTGCTGGAAGCATCCCTGTTGTTGCTTTCTGGAAACTTAGCCCGATTCCTCAAGCCTGTTATGCAGGCGATCCAACACTACAGGACATTCGAGAGGGTCGCGCAATCTTACCTGCCAACCCACCTGCTGGATTCTTGCCAAACAATGTAGGTGATTGGGAAAATATTCGCCGTAGGCGCAACATATACACCTTAGTGGTTTACTACTTACGACGTAACTACAATAATGCTGGCAATTTAGCGGATGGCTCAACAACTCCTTGGGAGGGAAATGCCCGGATTACTCGTTTTGAGTTGCAACCTTTCAATGAAGACTGTACTGCCCGTAGCCCATTCTTTGTAGAGGATCCGGATCCCTTTCAGGCCGGTTTCTTGAGTTGGCCTCGGGTTCCGGATGATCAGACTCCCATTGCCAATCAGGCAGGTACAACTGGAGGTGTACCACGTTCCTTAGTCTCGAATATCTTTAGCAGCCGTCAAGGGAGTCCACAGGTGGCTCCTGCTTGCCCTCAAGGATATGCGTTTGGGGGAGGTAAGCCTGCATCAGTAACTTTTAGTGGACTGAATACGAACGAAAATGACGTGGGTTTTTATGTCTGTGTTCGCCGCAGTGCCGCTGCAAATCTACCTCAGGATGTGATTATTAATATCACTGCGACGGCTATGGAGCGCTCAAATCCTGGCCTTTTCCGGCGATATATTCAGGACGCAACCAGTGTTGATGCAGAGCAGATCTCTCGCTATCTGACAACCATGCAAACTCAGGTTTTGTCCCGTGGCGTGTTTAATCGACAAGCCTGA
- a CDS encoding type IV pilus modification PilV family protein, with translation MARLTNWLLLRHRWQEGGFSLIEVLASLIIVAIAMAALVPALTLVAYRRAMSERVEVANQLAQAEVDRIRTLVDLELAASPGAFQNPVQLARLPRIGADPLDSTPPPANMDTDGGNYSIRLAQIELPGRNPEEYVIQSFRNSGGDCIDRRNNTVIVGVPCTFLMGVRVYHRFSFNQATREALPGLRTESVSANQNLANADVWLFPMASSILEINLAADLGDVCRGILATTANPTNSCDAFPVPVPSL, from the coding sequence ATGGCTCGGTTGACGAATTGGCTGCTCCTTCGCCATCGGTGGCAAGAGGGTGGGTTTTCTCTTATCGAAGTCTTGGCTTCTTTGATCATTGTGGCCATCGCCATGGCGGCTCTTGTCCCTGCCCTCACCTTAGTGGCCTATCGTCGTGCCATGTCAGAGCGCGTTGAAGTCGCCAATCAACTCGCCCAAGCAGAGGTTGATCGCATTCGGACTCTGGTTGATCTGGAGCTAGCGGCGAGTCCGGGTGCTTTTCAGAATCCCGTTCAACTGGCTCGGCTACCCAGAATTGGAGCGGATCCCTTAGATAGCACCCCACCGCCAGCCAATATGGATACTGATGGTGGAAATTACTCTATTCGCTTGGCCCAAATTGAGCTGCCTGGGCGCAACCCCGAGGAGTATGTCATCCAAAGCTTTCGAAACAGTGGTGGAGACTGTATTGACCGACGCAACAACACTGTCATTGTCGGAGTCCCCTGCACATTCTTGATGGGGGTAAGGGTTTACCACCGTTTTTCTTTTAACCAAGCGACACGAGAAGCGCTTCCTGGGTTGCGGACTGAGTCAGTTTCAGCTAATCAGAACTTAGCCAACGCCGATGTTTGGCTGTTTCCGATGGCGAGCTCAATTTTAGAAATTAACTTGGCTGCTGATTTGGGAGATGTTTGTCGGGGAATTTTGGCTACTACTGCCAACCCAACTAATAGCTGTGATGCCTTCCCTGTTCCTGTTCCTAGCCTTTAG